One Helicoverpa zea isolate HzStark_Cry1AcR chromosome 20, ilHelZeax1.1, whole genome shotgun sequence genomic region harbors:
- the LOC124639967 gene encoding bromodomain adjacent to zinc finger domain protein 1A isoform X3, giving the protein MPLLKRKAFEKSKASEYLRDDDEVFHCEITDEIFKDYEEYCERIILVNSMVWTCEMTGKNNLTYSEALHSEKTARRALKDFPMELRIPILFLAMKTKRCSFAEMSEDVFNFIRDRYFVGETVEACLEGEVWREAHILSVTAQKQHPDSKAILPSSSYCYEVEQFDETNPGALGQIGTAPSDRVRRRKGVYTRDKNRLFLKQFVEGGGPDGVIGIKKSAQEKYSINKVSFDQIFTGLPPVFPSSKKLLKSPPANKTQAKPGSATKLNKSAKKPSPDKKGRQESMDKFVKKTDKAEAQKNKPPADPAAKKSAQELAEKMRKAEDLMRQRKEEERLKKKEKTARLQAYMKEWQKVKDDLELEDHKIIPKGTPIDVEGIPNEHFGDFLSVLEFVHTYSEILKVKDVFHNQLDLDTFRKALTLKEHAGMFSDLIQMFLTTVFSLQEDEAEEYNENGRIQLSTGDLEDQQTDSEMGVTKAMELATKASKWSQTYLGTPLSKLPLDPTTVSEVLRLHLLSSGSGPGGRCATWRYQARGGYTSADDAGLRLRVQHPRLLRSLAATHVADLPLEDKFLILQCLMNQILSYATVRDVIEERLEEMKNKKQALRLLQINERKREAQLLASKTELRKEAAAKKEENKLSGEKARQVDEETKAAVEKLTAESEDKRKEYEKKLKEMQMELFEYTSYVGSDRAFRRYWVSRSVGGLFAEAGAEPRGQCAHKPVRPAATDAADTLAHVARLFDQQYERAGSDKENESGGNSRGSSPKKPLSSVNGLSQKPPALETSTQQLRELLMCTGDVTTCLVHGKSERPRWYVYHTEAQLEALTASLNKRGLREGELRNALQQEHAHLVPHLAKCPTHLLNPAAATPPPAPSTHYTRHRKFQPSLLVPDDSTVCEALELSLRDHILELEEKIFQGCLGALKVKDREAWRGTIMLRGYDKQADFLTWGPDQQYRDDYHLPDGVLRLPTDIEESDMKSIAVNKYRDPGYYLEAPKVNGVKLPAAGAAPGVVRGLAGALLQVSQAIHHKYLKRPLGLDDKERKDREARNKPLELEALQRWEVSLMECKSYSQVVLHLFTLDSSITWSASILNACCRLCRRKTDPENMLLCDGCNKGHHLYCLKPKLTKVPEGDWFCDQCKPKERTPRKRRKLFSDDDVEEELDNSDNDSLCVDAVCGACGSGGRLAARCAACSARYHTECATPRPSRAAKRWQCANCLAPTRDSDDSEYNTALVKLKTKRARSSKESSPLHNGTAKRGRKPKNHEDVNTSGHSTRRSKGSLTNGHHEEKPSKKRSSRVSPLHTEQLQTLLRDVMKHKDCWPFYEPVSLEDVPDYLQVIDQPMDFTTIRNKLEAGDYTADEHLIADAALVFLNCYTYNKDDHPVAKAGTRLEKYMNKRCADLELPPLPEIELEASETSSVKRTSPSEHDDAPPSKRAKVH; this is encoded by the exons ATGCCTCTGTTAAAAAGGAAAGCATTTGAGAAATCAAAGGCGTCGGAGTACCTCCGGGACGACGATGAGGTCTTCCACTGCGAGATCACCGACGAGATATTCAAAGATTACGA GGAATACTGTGAAAGGATCATTTTGGTTAATTCAATGGTGTGGACATGTGAGATGACAGGGAAGAACAATTTGACATACTCAGAGGCCCTGCACAGTGAGAAGACAGCACGGAGGGCTCTGAAAGACTTTCCAATGGAGCTTCGTATACCAATACTGTTTCTGGCAATGAAGACTAAGAGGTGTTCCTTTGCTGAGATGTCTGAGGATGTGTTCAACTTCATAAGGGACCGGTACTTTGTTGGGGAGACTGTGGAGGCCTGCCTGGAGGGAGAGGTGTGGAGGGAAGCACACATACTGTCAGTTACTGCACAGAAACAGCATCCAGATAG CAAAGCCATCCTCCCCTCGTCCTCCTACTGCTACGAAGTTGAGCAGTTCGACGAGACGAACCCCGGCGCGCTAGGACAGATCGGCACGGCGCCCTCCGACCGCGTGCGTCGGCGCAAGGGAGTATACACTCGCGACAAGAACCGCCTGTTCCTCAAGCAGTTTGTAGAGGGGGGTGGACCTGATGGCGTTATTGGTATTAAG AAATCAGCACAAGAAAAATACAGTATAAACAAAGTTAGCTTTGACCAAATATTCACGGGTCTACCACCAGTGTTCCCCTCCTCCAAGAAACTCTTAAAGTCTCCTCCAGCGAACAAGACTCAGGCCAAGCCAGGCTCGGCGACCAAACTGAACAAGTCTGCCAAGAAACCCAGTCCTGATAAGAAAGGACGCCAGGAATCTATGGATAAGTTCGTCAAGAAGACTGATAAAGCTGAAG CACAAAAGAACAAACCTCCCGCCGACCCAGCAGCCAAGAAGAGTGCGCAAGAGTTGGCAGAGAAGATGCGCAAAGCAGAAGACCTTATGCGACAGCGCAAGGAAGAAGAGAGACTCAAGAAGAAAGAGAAGACTGCCCGGTTGCAGGCTTATATGAAGGAGTGGCAGAAGGTCAAAGATGACCTGGAGTTGGAAGACCATAAA ATAATACCAAAAGGCACCCCAATAGACGTGGAAGGTATACCGAACGAACATTTCGGAGACTTCCTCTCCGTCCTCGAGTTCGTCCACACGTACTCCGAGATCCTGAAGGTCAAGGACGTTTTCCACAACCAGCTGGACCTGGACACCTTCAGGAAGGCGCTGACCTTGAAGGAACATGCGGGCATGTTCAGTGATCTGATACAGATGTTCCTGACTACGGTGTTCTCGCTTCAGGAAGATGAGGCTGAGGAGTATAATGAGAACGGGAGGATTCAGCTGTCTACTGGGGATTTGG AAGACCAACAGACAGACAGTGAGATGGGCGTCACAAAGGCTATGGAGTTAGCGACGAAGGCCAGCAAGTGGTCACAGACGTACCTGGGCACGCCGCTCAGCAAGCTGCCTCTGGACCCCACCACCGTCAGTGAAGTACTAAG GCTACACCTGCTATCATCAGGGTCGGGCCCGGGCGGGCGCTGCGCCACGTGGCGCTACCAGGCTCGCGGCGGGTACACGAGCGCGGACGACGCGGGGCTGCGTCTGCGCGTGCAGCACCCGCGGCTGCTGCGCAGTCTCGCTGCCACGCATGTCGCTGATCTGCCGCTAG AGGACAAATTCCTGATTCTCCAATGCCTCATGAATCAAATCCTGAGTTACGCGACCGTGCGTGATGTCATAGAGGAACGGCTTGAGGAGATGAAGAACAAGAAGCAAGCGCTCAGGCTGCTGCAG ATAAACGAACGCAAACGCGAAGCCCAACTGTTAGCATCAAAAACAGAACTTCGCAAAGAAGCAGCAGCCAAGAAGGAAGAGAACAAGCTATCTGGTGAGAAGGCGAGGCAAGTCGACGAGGAAACCAAGGCTGCTGTAGAGAAACTGACAGCGGAGAGCGAGGACAAGAGAAAGGAGTATGAGAAGAAGTTGAAGGAAATGCAGATGGAGCTGTTCGAGTATACTAGTTATGTTG GCTCGGACCGCGCGTTCCGTCGCTACTGGGTGTCGCGGTCGGTGGGCGGGCTGTTCGCGGAGGCGGGCGCGGAGCCGCGCGGCCAGTGCGCGCACAAGCCCGTGCGCCCCGCCGCCACCGACGCCGCCGACACGCTCGCGCACGTCGCCAGGCTCTTCGACCAGCAGTACGAGCGAG CAGGCAGCGACAAGGAAAACGAGTCGGGAGGCAACTCCCGCGGCAGCTCGCCCAAGAAGCCGCTGTCCAGCGTCAACGGCCTCAGCCAGAAGCCGCCAGCGTTGGAGACCAGCACCCAGCAGCTGAGGGAACTGCTCATGTGTACTGGGGATGTTACTACGTGTCTTGTGCATGGGAAG TCGGAACGCCCCCGCTGGTATGTGTACCACACAGAAGCCCAACTAGAAGCGTTAACAGCGTCGCTGAACAAGCGCGGGCTGCGGGAAGGAGAACTGCGCAATGCTTTGCAGCAAGAGCACGCGCACCTCGTGCCGCATCTAGCGAAGTGTCCCACGCATCTGCTCAACCCTGCTGCTGCCACT CCGCCGCCAGCGCCGTCAACACACTACACGCGGCACCGCAAGTTCCAACCTTCGCTCCTGGTGCCTGATGACTCCACTGTCTGCGAAGCTCTCGAGCTGTCTCTCAGAGATCACATACTGGAACTCGAGGAGAAAATCTTCCAAGGATGTCTTGGAGCACTTAAAGTTAAG GACCGTGAAGCGTGGCGTGGTACTATAATGTTGCGCGGCTACGACAAGCAGGCCGACTTCCTCACGTGGGGACCCGACCAACAGTACAGAGACGACTACCATCTACCTGATGGAGTGCTAAGACTACCCACCG ATATAGAAGAATCAGACATGAAATCAATAGCAGTAAACAAATACCGCGACCCGGGGTACTATCTGGAAGCCCCCAAGGTGAACGGCGTGAAGCtgccggcggcgggcgcggcgcccgGCGTGGTGCGCGGGCTGGCCGGTGCGCTGCTGCAGGTGTCGCAGGCTATACATCATAAGTACCTCAAGAGGCCGCTGG GTCTAGACGACAAAGAACGCAAAGACCGCGAAGCCCGCAACAAACCTCTCGAACTCGAAGCTCTCCAACGCTGGGAAGTCTCCCTCATGGAGTGCAAGAGCTACTCCCAGGTCGTCCTCCACCTCTTCACCCTGGACTCCAGCATCACCTGGTCGGCCTCCATCCTCAACGCCTGCTGCCGTCTGTGCAGGCGGAAGACTGACCCTGAAAATATGCTGCTGTGTGACGGATGTAATAAAGGACATCATTTGTACTGTTTGAAGCCTAAACTTACC AAAGTGCCTGAAGGAGACTGGTTCTGCGATCAGTGTAAGCCCAAAGAGCGGACGCCGCGGAAGAGAAGGAAACTCTTCTCTGATGATGATGTAGAAGAAGAACTGGACAATAG TGACAATGATTCTCTATGCGTGGACGCGGTATGCGGGGCCTGCGGCAGCGGCGGCCGCCTCGCCGCGCGCTGCGCCGCCTGCTCCGCGCGGTACCACACGGAGTGTGCCACTCCCCGGCCTTCCCGCGCTGCCAAGCGCTGGCAGTGCGCCAACTGTCTAGCTCCTACTAGAG ACTCAGACGACAGTGAGTACAATACTGCGCTGGTGAAGCTGAAGACCAAACGCGCTAGAAGCAGCAAGGAGTCATCGCCACTGCACAATGGTACTGCTAAGAGAGGACGAAA ACCAAAAAATCACGAAGACGTGAACACAAGCGGGCACTCCACTAGAAGATCAAAGGGCTCACTCACGAATGGACATCATG AAGAGAAGCCAAGCAAAAAGCGCAGCAGTCGAGTGTCCCCGCTGCACACGGAACAGCTACAGACGTTGCTGCGTGACGTCATGAAGCACAAGGACTGCTGGCCCTTCTACGAGCCCGTCTCGCTTGAAGAT GTCCCCGACTACCTACAAGTGATAGACCAGCCGATGGACTTCACAACCATCCGCAACAAGCTGGAGGCCGGCGACTACACGGCCGACGAGCATCTCATCGCTGACGCCGCGCTCGTCTTCCTCAACTGCTATACGTATAATAAGGATGACCATCCTGTTGCCAA AGCCGGCACCCGCCTAGAAAAATACATGAACAAGCGCTGCGCAGACCTGGAACTGCCTCCTCTCCCTGAGATTGAGCTGGAGGCCTCCGAGACGTCCTCCGTGAAGCGCACCTCGCCCAGCGAGCACGACGACGCGCCGCCGTCCAAGCGGGCGAAAGTGCACTGA
- the LOC124639967 gene encoding bromodomain adjacent to zinc finger domain protein 1A isoform X2, producing the protein MPLLKRKAFEKSKASEYLRDDDEVFHCEITDEIFKDYEEYCERIILVNSMVWTCEMTGKNNLTYSEALHSEKTARRALKDFPMELRIPILFLAMKTKRCSFAEMSEDVFNFIRDRYFVGETVEACLEGEVWREAHILSVTAQKQHPDSKAILPSSSYCYEVEQFDETNPGALGQIGTAPSDRVRRRKGVYTRDKNRLFLKQFVEGGGPDGVIGIKKSAQEKYSINKVSFDQIFTGLPPVFPSSKKLLKSPPANKTQAKPGSATKLNKSAKKPSPDKKGRQESMDKFVKKTDKAEAQKNKPPADPAAKKSAQELAEKMRKAEDLMRQRKEEERLKKKEKTARLQAYMKEWQKVKDDLELEDHKIIPKGTPIDVEGIPNEHFGDFLSVLEFVHTYSEILKVKDVFHNQLDLDTFRKALTLKEHAGMFSDLIQMFLTTVFSLQEDEAEEYNENGRIQLSTGDLEDQQTDSEMGVTKAMELATKASKWSQTYLGTPLSKLPLDPTTVSEVLRLHLLSSGSGPGGRCATWRYQARGGYTSADDAGLRLRVQHPRLLRSLAATHVADLPLEDKFLILQCLMNQILSYATVRDVIEERLEEMKNKKQALRLLQINERKREAQLLASKTELRKEAAAKKEENKLSGEKARQVDEETKAAVEKLTAESEDKRKEYEKKLKEMQMELFEYTSYVGSDRAFRRYWVSRSVGGLFAEAGAEPRGQCAHKPVRPAATDAADTLAHVARLFDQQYERGSDKENESGGNSRGSSPKKPLSSVNGLSQKPPALETSTQQLRELLMCTGDVTTCLVHGKSERPRWYVYHTEAQLEALTASLNKRGLREGELRNALQQEHAHLVPHLAKCPTHLLNPAAATPPPAPSTHYTRHRKFQPSLLVPDDSTVCEALELSLRDHILELEEKIFQGCLGALKVKDREAWRGTIMLRGYDKQADFLTWGPDQQYRDDYHLPDGVLRLPTDIEESDMKSIAVNKYRDPGYYLEAPKVNGVKLPAAGAAPGVVRGLAGALLQVSQAIHHKYLKRPLGLDDKERKDREARNKPLELEALQRWEVSLMECKSYSQVVLHLFTLDSSITWSASILNACCRLCRRKTDPENMLLCDGCNKGHHLYCLKPKLTKVPEGDWFCDQCKPKERTPRKRRKLFSDDDVEEELDNSDNDSLCVDAVCGACGSGGRLAARCAACSARYHTECATPRPSRAAKRWQCANCLAPTREASGRRCAAAAVANIHHYTRALHTRHSTDSDDSEYNTALVKLKTKRARSSKESSPLHNGTAKRGRKPKNHEDVNTSGHSTRRSKGSLTNGHHEEKPSKKRSSRVSPLHTEQLQTLLRDVMKHKDCWPFYEPVSLEDVPDYLQVIDQPMDFTTIRNKLEAGDYTADEHLIADAALVFLNCYTYNKDDHPVAKAGTRLEKYMNKRCADLELPPLPEIELEASETSSVKRTSPSEHDDAPPSKRAKVH; encoded by the exons ATGCCTCTGTTAAAAAGGAAAGCATTTGAGAAATCAAAGGCGTCGGAGTACCTCCGGGACGACGATGAGGTCTTCCACTGCGAGATCACCGACGAGATATTCAAAGATTACGA GGAATACTGTGAAAGGATCATTTTGGTTAATTCAATGGTGTGGACATGTGAGATGACAGGGAAGAACAATTTGACATACTCAGAGGCCCTGCACAGTGAGAAGACAGCACGGAGGGCTCTGAAAGACTTTCCAATGGAGCTTCGTATACCAATACTGTTTCTGGCAATGAAGACTAAGAGGTGTTCCTTTGCTGAGATGTCTGAGGATGTGTTCAACTTCATAAGGGACCGGTACTTTGTTGGGGAGACTGTGGAGGCCTGCCTGGAGGGAGAGGTGTGGAGGGAAGCACACATACTGTCAGTTACTGCACAGAAACAGCATCCAGATAG CAAAGCCATCCTCCCCTCGTCCTCCTACTGCTACGAAGTTGAGCAGTTCGACGAGACGAACCCCGGCGCGCTAGGACAGATCGGCACGGCGCCCTCCGACCGCGTGCGTCGGCGCAAGGGAGTATACACTCGCGACAAGAACCGCCTGTTCCTCAAGCAGTTTGTAGAGGGGGGTGGACCTGATGGCGTTATTGGTATTAAG AAATCAGCACAAGAAAAATACAGTATAAACAAAGTTAGCTTTGACCAAATATTCACGGGTCTACCACCAGTGTTCCCCTCCTCCAAGAAACTCTTAAAGTCTCCTCCAGCGAACAAGACTCAGGCCAAGCCAGGCTCGGCGACCAAACTGAACAAGTCTGCCAAGAAACCCAGTCCTGATAAGAAAGGACGCCAGGAATCTATGGATAAGTTCGTCAAGAAGACTGATAAAGCTGAAG CACAAAAGAACAAACCTCCCGCCGACCCAGCAGCCAAGAAGAGTGCGCAAGAGTTGGCAGAGAAGATGCGCAAAGCAGAAGACCTTATGCGACAGCGCAAGGAAGAAGAGAGACTCAAGAAGAAAGAGAAGACTGCCCGGTTGCAGGCTTATATGAAGGAGTGGCAGAAGGTCAAAGATGACCTGGAGTTGGAAGACCATAAA ATAATACCAAAAGGCACCCCAATAGACGTGGAAGGTATACCGAACGAACATTTCGGAGACTTCCTCTCCGTCCTCGAGTTCGTCCACACGTACTCCGAGATCCTGAAGGTCAAGGACGTTTTCCACAACCAGCTGGACCTGGACACCTTCAGGAAGGCGCTGACCTTGAAGGAACATGCGGGCATGTTCAGTGATCTGATACAGATGTTCCTGACTACGGTGTTCTCGCTTCAGGAAGATGAGGCTGAGGAGTATAATGAGAACGGGAGGATTCAGCTGTCTACTGGGGATTTGG AAGACCAACAGACAGACAGTGAGATGGGCGTCACAAAGGCTATGGAGTTAGCGACGAAGGCCAGCAAGTGGTCACAGACGTACCTGGGCACGCCGCTCAGCAAGCTGCCTCTGGACCCCACCACCGTCAGTGAAGTACTAAG GCTACACCTGCTATCATCAGGGTCGGGCCCGGGCGGGCGCTGCGCCACGTGGCGCTACCAGGCTCGCGGCGGGTACACGAGCGCGGACGACGCGGGGCTGCGTCTGCGCGTGCAGCACCCGCGGCTGCTGCGCAGTCTCGCTGCCACGCATGTCGCTGATCTGCCGCTAG AGGACAAATTCCTGATTCTCCAATGCCTCATGAATCAAATCCTGAGTTACGCGACCGTGCGTGATGTCATAGAGGAACGGCTTGAGGAGATGAAGAACAAGAAGCAAGCGCTCAGGCTGCTGCAG ATAAACGAACGCAAACGCGAAGCCCAACTGTTAGCATCAAAAACAGAACTTCGCAAAGAAGCAGCAGCCAAGAAGGAAGAGAACAAGCTATCTGGTGAGAAGGCGAGGCAAGTCGACGAGGAAACCAAGGCTGCTGTAGAGAAACTGACAGCGGAGAGCGAGGACAAGAGAAAGGAGTATGAGAAGAAGTTGAAGGAAATGCAGATGGAGCTGTTCGAGTATACTAGTTATGTTG GCTCGGACCGCGCGTTCCGTCGCTACTGGGTGTCGCGGTCGGTGGGCGGGCTGTTCGCGGAGGCGGGCGCGGAGCCGCGCGGCCAGTGCGCGCACAAGCCCGTGCGCCCCGCCGCCACCGACGCCGCCGACACGCTCGCGCACGTCGCCAGGCTCTTCGACCAGCAGTACGAGCGAG GCAGCGACAAGGAAAACGAGTCGGGAGGCAACTCCCGCGGCAGCTCGCCCAAGAAGCCGCTGTCCAGCGTCAACGGCCTCAGCCAGAAGCCGCCAGCGTTGGAGACCAGCACCCAGCAGCTGAGGGAACTGCTCATGTGTACTGGGGATGTTACTACGTGTCTTGTGCATGGGAAG TCGGAACGCCCCCGCTGGTATGTGTACCACACAGAAGCCCAACTAGAAGCGTTAACAGCGTCGCTGAACAAGCGCGGGCTGCGGGAAGGAGAACTGCGCAATGCTTTGCAGCAAGAGCACGCGCACCTCGTGCCGCATCTAGCGAAGTGTCCCACGCATCTGCTCAACCCTGCTGCTGCCACT CCGCCGCCAGCGCCGTCAACACACTACACGCGGCACCGCAAGTTCCAACCTTCGCTCCTGGTGCCTGATGACTCCACTGTCTGCGAAGCTCTCGAGCTGTCTCTCAGAGATCACATACTGGAACTCGAGGAGAAAATCTTCCAAGGATGTCTTGGAGCACTTAAAGTTAAG GACCGTGAAGCGTGGCGTGGTACTATAATGTTGCGCGGCTACGACAAGCAGGCCGACTTCCTCACGTGGGGACCCGACCAACAGTACAGAGACGACTACCATCTACCTGATGGAGTGCTAAGACTACCCACCG ATATAGAAGAATCAGACATGAAATCAATAGCAGTAAACAAATACCGCGACCCGGGGTACTATCTGGAAGCCCCCAAGGTGAACGGCGTGAAGCtgccggcggcgggcgcggcgcccgGCGTGGTGCGCGGGCTGGCCGGTGCGCTGCTGCAGGTGTCGCAGGCTATACATCATAAGTACCTCAAGAGGCCGCTGG GTCTAGACGACAAAGAACGCAAAGACCGCGAAGCCCGCAACAAACCTCTCGAACTCGAAGCTCTCCAACGCTGGGAAGTCTCCCTCATGGAGTGCAAGAGCTACTCCCAGGTCGTCCTCCACCTCTTCACCCTGGACTCCAGCATCACCTGGTCGGCCTCCATCCTCAACGCCTGCTGCCGTCTGTGCAGGCGGAAGACTGACCCTGAAAATATGCTGCTGTGTGACGGATGTAATAAAGGACATCATTTGTACTGTTTGAAGCCTAAACTTACC AAAGTGCCTGAAGGAGACTGGTTCTGCGATCAGTGTAAGCCCAAAGAGCGGACGCCGCGGAAGAGAAGGAAACTCTTCTCTGATGATGATGTAGAAGAAGAACTGGACAATAG TGACAATGATTCTCTATGCGTGGACGCGGTATGCGGGGCCTGCGGCAGCGGCGGCCGCCTCGCCGCGCGCTGCGCCGCCTGCTCCGCGCGGTACCACACGGAGTGTGCCACTCCCCGGCCTTCCCGCGCTGCCAAGCGCTGGCAGTGCGCCAACTGTCTAGCTCCTACTAGAG AGGCGAGCGGGCGGCGCTGCGCGGCGGCCGCCGTGGCCAACATCCACCACTACACGCGGGCGCTGCACACGCGACACTCCACCG ACTCAGACGACAGTGAGTACAATACTGCGCTGGTGAAGCTGAAGACCAAACGCGCTAGAAGCAGCAAGGAGTCATCGCCACTGCACAATGGTACTGCTAAGAGAGGACGAAA ACCAAAAAATCACGAAGACGTGAACACAAGCGGGCACTCCACTAGAAGATCAAAGGGCTCACTCACGAATGGACATCATG AAGAGAAGCCAAGCAAAAAGCGCAGCAGTCGAGTGTCCCCGCTGCACACGGAACAGCTACAGACGTTGCTGCGTGACGTCATGAAGCACAAGGACTGCTGGCCCTTCTACGAGCCCGTCTCGCTTGAAGAT GTCCCCGACTACCTACAAGTGATAGACCAGCCGATGGACTTCACAACCATCCGCAACAAGCTGGAGGCCGGCGACTACACGGCCGACGAGCATCTCATCGCTGACGCCGCGCTCGTCTTCCTCAACTGCTATACGTATAATAAGGATGACCATCCTGTTGCCAA AGCCGGCACCCGCCTAGAAAAATACATGAACAAGCGCTGCGCAGACCTGGAACTGCCTCCTCTCCCTGAGATTGAGCTGGAGGCCTCCGAGACGTCCTCCGTGAAGCGCACCTCGCCCAGCGAGCACGACGACGCGCCGCCGTCCAAGCGGGCGAAAGTGCACTGA